In the Oryza glaberrima chromosome 6, OglaRS2, whole genome shotgun sequence genome, one interval contains:
- the LOC127778093 gene encoding uncharacterized protein LOC127778093, protein MMGADNERAEGPQTMLLVEEGIRKVDTEFACISYLTPWRWCNQAVRWLAWKTGTTLAGLVLPDTWSWEKIVGSPAVQGRGGCSLSACTVCTEAQHRMIYDRLHGSGSFRWRVEVPPTTLRMECIKKEAWNPEEGGKVEHVLEVVVGMGGLPTMDDDYFLPVVGLNKYPGPYKTQMLGLTEYVKPLTAIETARLIRQRGPIIGALAVNPPHYFSYRADAKQRAKRVYRGCPESAIIARKAAWHAVVCFEYRFVKSLIGEELQLKIMDSHSPDGPRRWICFDAFDRFCLPVICRPPCPRPSSSE, encoded by the exons ATGATGGGTGCAGATAATGAGAGGGCTGAAGGGCCGCAGACTATGCTTTTGGTGGAGGAGGGCATTAGGAAGGTTGACACGGAGTTTGCTTGCATCTCATACTTAACACCATGGCGCTGGTGCAACCAAGCTGTAAGATGGCTGGCATGGAAGACTGGTACCACACTTGCTGGGCTCGTGTTACCAGATACATGGAGCTGGGAGAAAATTGTCGGATCACCTGCTGTTCAAGGCAGAG GTGGGTGTTCATTGTCTGCTTGCACTGTATGCACTGAAGCTCAGCATCGGATGATTTACGATAGGCTCCATGGCTCAGGCTCATTCCGATGGAGAGTTGAGGTACCTCCAACTACTCTGAGGATGGAATGCATAAAGAAAGAAGCATGGAACCCCGAAGAAGGTGGTAAGGTTGAGCATGTATTGGAGGTTGTTGTTGGCATGGGAGGTCTGCCGACTATGGATGATGATTACTTCCTCCCCGTGGTAGGGTTGAATAAGTATCCTGGACCTTACAAGACCCAGATGCTCGGACTGACGGAGTATGTCAAACCCCTGACCGCCATAGAGACAGCCAGGCTTATTCGTCAGAGGGGGCCGATCATTGGTGCACTGGCGGTTAACCCACCCCACTACTTCTCTTATCGGGCGGATGCAAAACAGCGAGCCAAAAGAGTGTACAGAGGCTGTCCCGAGTCTGCAATAATTGCCCGTAAGGCGGCCTGGCACGCAGTAGTCTGTTTTGAGTATAGGTTCGTGAAGAGTTTGATTGGAGAAGAGCTTCAGCTGAAGATTATGGACAGCCACAGCCCAGACGGACCTCGGAGGTGGATCTGTTTTGATGCCTTCGACAGGTTCTGTCTGCCAGTCATTTGCCGGCCGCCGTGTCCCCGCCCATCGTCATCGGAATAG
- the LOC127778094 gene encoding uncharacterized protein LOC127778094 isoform X1: MKTSKGFKGNKEKEKNNSMDMQKMESGVIEKEKECKSSKEKEGKNTGVIQKDKECKSSKEIEGKNTGVIQKEKQSKSSMEIEEKESGEQGVIQKEKQSKSSMEIEEKESGAIWKETQSKSGKEKGEGRNIDLMEGNKKRKKYLP, translated from the exons ATGAAAACTTCAAAAG GATTCAAAGGAaacaaggaaaaggaaaagaacaaTTCTATGGACATGCAAAAAATGGAATCAG gtgtcatagaaaaggaaaaagaatgtAAAAGTTctaaggaaaaagaaggaaaaaacacAG GTGTCATACAAAAGGACAAAGAATGCAAAAGTTCTAAGgaaatagaaggaaaaaataCAG GTGTCATACAAAAGGAGAAACAAAGCAAGAGTTCTATGGaaatagaagaaaaagaatCAGGTGAACAAg GTGTCATACAAAAGGAGAAACAAAGCAAGAGTTCTATGGaaatagaagaaaaagaatCAG GAGCCATATGGAAGGAAACACAAAGCAAGAGTGGTAAGGAAAAAGGAGAAGGGAGAAACATTGATTTGATGGAAggtaataaaaaaaggaaaaagtatttACCTTAA
- the LOC127778094 gene encoding uncharacterized protein LOC127778094 isoform X2: MKTSKGFKGNKEKEKNNSMDMQKMESGVIEKEKECKSSKEKEGKNTGVIQKDKECKSSKEIEGKNTGVIQKEKQSKSSMEIEEKESGVIQKEKQSKSSMEIEEKESGAIWKETQSKSGKEKGEGRNIDLMEGNKKRKKYLP, from the exons ATGAAAACTTCAAAAG GATTCAAAGGAaacaaggaaaaggaaaagaacaaTTCTATGGACATGCAAAAAATGGAATCAG gtgtcatagaaaaggaaaaagaatgtAAAAGTTctaaggaaaaagaaggaaaaaacacAG GTGTCATACAAAAGGACAAAGAATGCAAAAGTTCTAAGgaaatagaaggaaaaaataCAG GTGTCATACAAAAGGAGAAACAAAGCAAGAGTTCTATGGaaatagaagaaaaagaatCAG GTGTCATACAAAAGGAGAAACAAAGCAAGAGTTCTATGGaaatagaagaaaaagaatCAG GAGCCATATGGAAGGAAACACAAAGCAAGAGTGGTAAGGAAAAAGGAGAAGGGAGAAACATTGATTTGATGGAAggtaataaaaaaaggaaaaagtatttACCTTAA
- the LOC127778094 gene encoding uncharacterized protein LOC127778094 isoform X3, with amino-acid sequence MKTSKGFKGNKEKEKNNSMDMQKMESGVIEKEKECKSSKEKEGKNTGVIQKDKECKSSKEIEGKNTGVIQKEKQSKSSMEIEEKESGAIWKETQSKSGKEKGEGRNIDLMEGNKKRKKYLP; translated from the exons ATGAAAACTTCAAAAG GATTCAAAGGAaacaaggaaaaggaaaagaacaaTTCTATGGACATGCAAAAAATGGAATCAG gtgtcatagaaaaggaaaaagaatgtAAAAGTTctaaggaaaaagaaggaaaaaacacAG GTGTCATACAAAAGGACAAAGAATGCAAAAGTTCTAAGgaaatagaaggaaaaaataCAG GTGTCATACAAAAGGAGAAACAAAGCAAGAGTTCTATGGaaatagaagaaaaagaatCAG GAGCCATATGGAAGGAAACACAAAGCAAGAGTGGTAAGGAAAAAGGAGAAGGGAGAAACATTGATTTGATGGAAggtaataaaaaaaggaaaaagtatttACCTTAA
- the LOC127778092 gene encoding uncharacterized protein LOC127778092, producing the protein MVRQKRSKLEDCSQSLSESDDIHSESLPNNDDNYQCDSSDNSHSNHMDVPSQDHLNDMDVSQPHVNEISTNELLKTLKRKLSKSKRSEDDNIKMKRSESIELDNDVMINQVLRDIIQMDQIINNLKKKLNIHHNIGDQNLKDKNVDTDLKSDAFSRFSVKYFSKVLDSLSPHHKTVIENSCFRSMLLFDKCFVPNSFALWIAKQVDVNCSDIVLGQKLIPLNKQSVHVVLGLHVGGSTIHSKFDSGKQKILHIFGKTSIPSVKFFGEKLIKNEELPDDQILICFMIVSLSCFLCPNSSLIPSTKYLSAFGDMDLIESLDWCKLVFDWLMDHISKLKKSKTFGGCLFHLAVNYLDFLNFGSQKVLLDTPRIKVWKRSMIKDYSKFDKISERVYGKRPVNDIASTCYQMVDNSSSSFADMLKSSVGDLLPSDVQDKIYHLLCNHFGKEDEIFEDKAKKLLIDVLLLLADCSSCFVGDDLYNYH; encoded by the exons ATGGTTCGCCAAAAGCGCTCAAAATTGGAGGATTGTAGCCAGTCTTTAAGTGAATCTGATGATATTCATTCTGAATCGTTGCCAAATAATGATGATAACTACCAATGTGATTCTAGTGATAATAGTCACAGtaat cataTGGATGTACCTTCACAAGACCATCTTAAT gaTATGGATGTTTCACAACCACATGTAAATGAAATTTCTACAAATGAACTTCTGAAAACTTTGAAAAGGAAACTCAGTAAGTCTAAAAGAAGTGAAGATGATAACATTAAG atgaaaagGTCTGAATCTATTGAATTGGACAATGATGTAATGATAAATCAGGTTCTACGTGATATCATACAAATGGATCAGATTATcaacaatttgaaaaaaaagcttAATATTCATCACAACATAGGTGATCAAAATTTGAAG gaCAAAAATGTTGACACTGATTTGAAGTCTGATGCATTCTCTAGATTCTCTGTCAAATATTTCTCAAAAGTTCTTGATTCTTTAAGTCCACATCACAAAACAGTCATTGAAAATTCTTGTTTTCGAAGCATGCTGCTATTTGACAAGTGTTTTGTTCCCAATTCTTTTGCTCTTTGGATTGCAAAACAAGTAGATGTGAACTGTTCTGATATAGTTTTGGGCCAAAAACTTATTCCATTGAACAAGCAATCTGTCCATGTTGTGCTAGGCCTCCATGTTGGTGGTAGTACAATCCATTCAAAATTTGATTCTGGCAAACAAAAGATTCTTCATATTTTTGGGAAAACTTCTATTCCTTCTGTCAAGTTCTTTGGAGAAAAGTTAATTAAAAATGAAGAACTTCCTGATGATCAAATTCTCATCTGCTTTATGATTGTTTCCTTGAGTTGCTTCCTTTGTCCGAACTCTTCTTTGATTCCGAGTACAAAATACCTAAGTGCCTTTGGAGACATGGACTTAATTGAAAGTTTGGACTGGTGCAAGTTAGTTTTTGACTGGTTGATGGATCACATTAGCAAGCTTAAGAAATCGAAAACTTTTGGTGGTTGTTTATTCCATTTAGcg GTTAATTACCTGGATTTTCTCAACTTTGGTTCACAAAAAGTATTACTTGATACACCAAGAATTAAAGTTTGGAAAAGATCTATGATTAAGGACTATTccaaatttgataaaatatCTGAAAGAGTGTATGGAAAAAGACCAGTCAATGATATTGCTTCAACTTGTTACCAAATG gtGGATAATAGCTCATCTTCATTTGCTGATATGCTCAAAAGTTCTGTTGGTGATCTGTTGCCAAGTGATGTTCAAGACAAAATTTATCATTTGCTCTGCAATCATTTTGGAAAAGAAGATGAAATCTTTGAAGACAAAGCTAAGAAACTTCTTATAGATGTGCTGTTGTTGTTAGCTGATTGCAGTTCCTGTTTCGTCGGAGATGACTTATATAACTACCACTGA
- the LOC127777218 gene encoding probable polygalacturonase: MALQTQPVPNASPLHVLRSVCVLLLAASATVAARRHGPAAPIAGQSMYLAPSCRAHTASLTDFGGVGDGTTSNTAAFKSAVDHLSQYSGEGGGGAMLYVPAGKWLTGPFNLTSHFTLFLHSDAVILGSQDMGEWPIIDPLPSYGRGRDKAGGRYASLIGGSNLTDVVITGANGTIDGQGAMWWSKFHSNKLKYTRGYLIEVMHSDTVVISNVTLVNSPAWNIHPVYSSNIVVQGVTILAPTHSPNTDGINPDSCSHVRIEDCYIVSGDDCVAIKSGWDEYGIAYGMPSQHIVVRRLTCVSPTSAVIALGSEMSGGISDVRAEDITAVNSESAVRIKTAVGRGAYVRDVFVRGMSLDTMKWVFWMTGNYKSHPDDGYDPNAIPVVDNISYQDVVATGVYKEAARLEGIQGAPFRGICIANVTATLSKSRKYPWTCTDIEGVSTGVTPAPCQPLQGAHDGACPFPTDTLPIDQLVMQQCAYSVPASI; encoded by the exons ATGGCGTTGCAAACGCAGCCGGTACCAAATGCGTCACCTCTTCAT GTTCTTCGGTCCGTATGCGTCCTCCTCCTGGCCgcgtcggcgacggtggcggcgcggcgccacggCCCGGCGGCGCCCATCGCCGGGCAGAGCATGTACCTGGCGCCGAGCTGCCGCGCGCACACGGCGTCGCTGACGGACTTcggcggcgtgggcgacggCACGACGTCGAACACGGCGGCGTTCAAGTCGGCGGTGGACCACCTGTCGCAGTActccggcgagggcggcggcggggcgatgCTGTACGTGCCGGCGGGGAAGTGGCTGACTGGGCCGTTCAACCTGACGAGCCACTTCACCCTGTTCCTCCACAGCGACGCCGTCATCCTGGGGTCCCAGGACATGGGCGAGTGGCCCATCATCGATCCCCTCCCGTCGtacggccgcggccgcgacaAGGCCGGCGGCCGGTACGCGAGCCTGATCGGCGGGTCCAACCTGACGGACGTGGTGATCACCGGCGCGAACGGGACGATCGACGGGCAGGGGGCGATGTGGTGGTCCAAGTTCCATTCGAACAAGCTCAAGTACACGCGTGGGTACCTGATCGAGGTGATGCACTCGGACACGGTGGTGATATCGAACGTGACGCTGGTGAACTCGCCGGCGTGGAACATCCACCCGGTGTACAGCAGCAACATCGTGGTGCAGGGGGTGACGATCCTGGCACCGACGCACTCGCCCAACACCGACGGCATCAACCCGGACTCGTGCTCCCACGTCCGCATCGAGGACTGCTACATCGTGTCCGGCGACGACTGCGTGGCGATCAAGTCCGGGTGGGACGAGTACGGGATCGCGTACGGGATGCCCAGCCAGCACATCGTGGTGCGGAGGCTGACGTGCGTGTCGCCGACGAGCGCGGTGATCGCGCTGGGCAGCGAGATGTCGGGCGGGATCAGCGACGTGCGGGCGGAGGACATAACGGCGGTGAACTCGGAGTCGGCGGTGCGGATCAAGACGGCGGTGGGGCGTGGGGCGTACGTGCGCGACGTGTTCGTCCGGGGGATGTCGCTGGACACCATGAAGTGGGTGTTCTGGATGACGGGGAACTACAAGTCCCACCCGGACGACGGCTACGACCCCAACGCCATCCCCGTCGTGGACAACATCAGCTACCAGGACGTGGTGGCCACGGGGGTGTACAAGGAGGCCGCCAGGCTGGAGGGCATCCAGGGCGCCCCCTTCCGCGGCATCTGCATCGCCAACGTCACCGCCACGCTCTCCAAGTCGCGCAAGTACCCGTGGACCTGCACCGACATCGAGGGGGTGTCCACCGGCGTCACGCCGGCGCCGTGCCAGCCGCTGCAGGGGGCGCACGATGGCGCCTGCCCGTTCCCCACGGACACGCTGCCCATCGACCAGCTCGTCATGCAGCAGTGCGCCTACTCCGTCCCGGCCTCCATCTAG
- the LOC127775376 gene encoding uncharacterized protein LOC127775376: protein MDKAGGNQGGKVLKKGKKKHAKDELDRQKQAEKKRRRLEKALANSAAIISELEKKRQQKREEQQRLDDEGAAIAEAVALHVLIDEDSEEPCHLMLNNLRICNHWEDFVGFGFAPDSQGVDAYPSGKPTSVSHAYVPQLRWTNWGMSQTFSSWEQLTDCEAPLYQEALAQSDIHPGPIAIVSPLQKRREDPFTIQGEAVAAASSATESESGQWNQQ from the coding sequence ATGGATAAGGCTGGAGGCAATCAGGGAGGCAAGGTGttgaagaaagggaaaaagaagcATGCAAAAGATGAGCTGGATCGCCAAAAGCAAGCGGAGAAGAAAAGGCGCCGGTTAGAGAAAGCACTTGCAAACTCGGCTGCTATTATTTCAGAACTGGAGAAGAAACGGCAGCAGAAAAGGGAAGAGCAACAGAGGCTAGATGATGAAGGTGCTGCAATAGCTGAAGCAGTGGCTCTTCATGTTCTCATAGACGAAGACTCCGAGGAACCCTGCCATTTGATGTTGAACAACCTTAGAATATGCAACCACTGGGAGGATTTTGTGGGCTTTGGATTTGCTCCAGATTCACAAGGAGTAGATGCTTATCCTTCTGGCAAACCAACAAGTGTCTCTCATGCTTATGTTCCCCAATTGAGATGGACCAATTGGGGCATGTCCCAGACATTTTCATCATGGGAGCAATTGACGGATTGTGAAGCACCACTCTATCAAGAAGCACTTGCTCAGTCAGATATCCACCCTGGCCCTATAGCCATTGTCTCACCATtgcagaagaggagggaggatcCATTTACCATCCAAGGagaagcagtagcagcagcatctTCAGCCACTGAGTCTGAAAGTGGTCAGTGGAACCAACAATAG
- the LOC127775780 gene encoding uncharacterized protein LOC127775780 translates to MSEGEEEEGRQVQEVVAHVYDVASSGSSEGGGGGTAILHVNRFFKDAIGLGGIFHTAIQVYGDEEWSFGYCENGTGVFSCPPCKNPMYTYRESIVLGKTTCSIFTVNQILRELSWKWPGGSYELLSRNCNHFCNTFCEKLDVPKLPAWVNRFANAGDAALEVAENTAEKLKQAKKDIAGACKAATTYLTGASSSSPSNADDSGGSTNSSLFEGTWLRSIIGISMKPSRSLMCSDSSDDEKSEDERESDCQQPSGDQIEEKKDATQEQAGK, encoded by the exons ATgagcgagggcgaggaggaggaggggaggcaggTCCAGGAGGTGGTGGCGCACGTGTACGACGTGGCGAGCAGCGGGTCGTcggaggggggcggcggcggcaccgccatCCTCCACGTCAACCGCTTCTTCAAGGACGCCATCGGCCTCGGCGGCATCTTCCACACCGCCATCCAG GTGTATGGAGATGAAGAATGGTCCTTTGGTTACTGTGAAAATGGCACCGGGGTTTTTAGCTGCCCCCCTTGCAAAAACCCCATGTACACGTACCGTGAGTCCATAGTGCTGGGGAAGACGACCTGCTCTATTTTCACGGTAAACCAAATACTACGGGAACTGAGCTGGAAATGGCCTGGAGGCTCATATGAACTCCTGTCCAGGAACTGCAATCACTTCTGCAATACTTTCTGTGAGAAGCTTGATGTACCAAAACTTCCAG CTTGGGTCAATCGCTTCGCAAATGCTGGGGATGCTGCTCTAGAGGTAGCTGAAAATACAGCAGAAAAG CTGAAGCAAGCAAAAAAGGACATTGCGGGTGCATGCAAAGCAGCCACCACATATTTGACTGGTGCATCTTCAAGTTCACCATCAAATGCAGATGACTCAGGCGGTTCAACAAATAGTTCTCTTTTTGAGGGGACATGGCTCAGAAGTATCATCGGCATCAGTATGAAACCATCAAGGAGTCTCATGTGTTCGGATAGTTCAGATGATGAAAAATCTGAAGATGAGAGGGAATCAGATTGCCAACAGCCTAGCGGTGAtcaaattgaagaaaaaaaggatgCTACACAAGAGCAAGCAGGAAAGTGA